Proteins encoded within one genomic window of Prochlorococcus marinus str. MIT 9515:
- a CDS encoding valine--tRNA ligase: protein MNKLNDEFTLKNYSPSEVEKKWQKQWDSLRAFSPDSRDKGEPFCIVIPPPNVTGSLHMGHAFNSSLIDVIIRFQRLLGKNVLCLPGTDHASIAVQTILEKQLKNEGKNSGDIGREDFLKRAWIWKEQSGGKIVSQLKRIGYSVDWERERFTLDEKLNEAVIEAFNILHDKKLIYRGEYLVNWCPASQSAVSDLEVEMQEVNGHLWHFKYPLISDAGQILDEYLEVATTRPETLLGDTALAVNPNDERYKKYIAKKVKVPFVDREIPIIADMEVDKDFGTGCVKVTPAHDPNDFAMGKRNNLKQINIMNKDGTLNINAGKFQDLDRYEARKQIIKELDLLGLLTKIEDYKNTVPFSERGKVPIEPLLSTQWFLKMENISSSCLEELDSQKPTFIPNRWEKVYKDWLDNINDWCISRQLWWGHQIPAWYILKHSEDSIDQNTPYIVARNEKEALNKATKEFGADFQLIRDKDVLDTWFSSGLWPFSTLGWPNVNDEDFKKWYPNSVLVTGFDIIFFWVARMTMMGKTFTNKIPFKDVYIHGLVRDENNKKMSKSAGNGIDPLLLIDKYGSDALRFALIREVAGAGQDIRLDFDRKNDTSSTVEASRNFANKLWNATKFVLINKTFSENYLLSESDEKYFQLSDKWILSKLNQLNSKVSNLLIEYKLGEAAKLLYEFTWNDFCDWYVEFSKQKFSNKELQNRQISEKILIKVLSDVLVMMHPFMPHITEELWHALQLKPEQTLLSLQQWPVVEKKHINHHIDKSFQELFEIIRLIRNLRVELGLKPSQLVPVYLISDNVELTNFLKTLLVDLKTFTKSSEVVLRKSNEIDKNTFVKSFSGIIGDLEVYLPFNDFVNLEALKDRLTNDLKKVNLEIESLNKRISNKNFIDKAPRDIVDECFVKLKEGNLQSERINKKLNLLK, encoded by the coding sequence ATGAATAAGTTGAATGATGAATTTACATTAAAGAATTATTCACCCTCAGAGGTTGAAAAAAAGTGGCAAAAACAATGGGATAGTTTAAGAGCATTTAGTCCCGATTCGAGAGATAAAGGTGAACCTTTTTGTATAGTTATTCCTCCTCCCAATGTCACAGGGTCTTTACACATGGGACATGCTTTCAATAGTTCGTTAATAGATGTGATTATTCGTTTCCAAAGACTCCTTGGTAAAAATGTATTGTGCTTACCAGGAACTGATCATGCATCAATAGCCGTCCAAACTATACTTGAAAAACAATTAAAAAATGAGGGTAAAAATAGTGGCGATATTGGAAGAGAAGATTTTTTAAAAAGAGCCTGGATTTGGAAAGAGCAGAGTGGGGGTAAAATAGTATCTCAATTAAAGAGAATTGGCTATTCTGTAGACTGGGAGAGAGAAAGATTTACTCTTGACGAAAAATTAAATGAGGCAGTTATTGAAGCGTTTAATATTCTGCACGATAAAAAACTTATTTATAGAGGTGAATATTTAGTTAATTGGTGCCCAGCATCTCAATCAGCAGTAAGTGATCTTGAAGTTGAAATGCAGGAGGTTAATGGACATTTATGGCATTTTAAATATCCCTTAATTTCTGATGCGGGTCAAATTTTAGATGAATACTTAGAGGTCGCAACAACCAGACCTGAAACCTTATTGGGAGATACTGCTTTAGCTGTAAACCCAAATGATGAAAGATATAAAAAGTATATTGCAAAAAAAGTAAAAGTTCCTTTTGTTGATAGGGAAATACCTATTATTGCTGATATGGAAGTTGATAAGGATTTTGGTACAGGTTGTGTAAAGGTAACTCCAGCTCATGATCCTAACGATTTTGCTATGGGCAAAAGAAATAATCTAAAGCAAATAAATATAATGAATAAAGATGGAACTCTTAATATTAATGCAGGAAAATTTCAGGATTTAGATAGATATGAAGCTAGAAAACAAATAATAAAGGAATTAGATTTGTTAGGTTTGTTAACAAAAATAGAAGACTATAAAAATACTGTACCTTTTTCCGAAAGGGGGAAAGTGCCAATTGAGCCATTATTGTCAACCCAGTGGTTTTTAAAAATGGAAAATATTTCTTCAAGTTGTCTTGAAGAACTTGATTCTCAAAAGCCTACTTTTATTCCTAATCGCTGGGAGAAAGTTTATAAAGATTGGTTAGATAATATCAATGATTGGTGCATTAGTAGGCAATTATGGTGGGGACATCAAATTCCTGCATGGTATATCTTGAAACATTCAGAGGATTCAATCGATCAAAATACTCCATATATTGTTGCAAGGAATGAGAAAGAAGCTTTAAACAAAGCTACAAAAGAATTTGGAGCTGATTTTCAACTTATTCGTGATAAAGATGTACTAGATACCTGGTTTTCAAGTGGTTTATGGCCTTTTTCTACATTAGGTTGGCCTAACGTAAATGATGAAGATTTTAAAAAATGGTATCCCAATAGCGTTTTAGTGACCGGTTTCGATATCATTTTCTTTTGGGTAGCCAGAATGACAATGATGGGTAAAACTTTTACGAATAAAATACCTTTCAAGGATGTTTATATTCATGGTTTAGTTCGAGATGAAAATAATAAAAAAATGAGTAAAAGTGCAGGTAACGGTATTGATCCTTTGCTTTTGATTGATAAATACGGTTCTGATGCTTTGAGGTTTGCTTTAATTCGAGAAGTCGCTGGAGCTGGACAGGATATAAGGCTAGATTTTGATCGAAAAAATGATACTTCTTCAACAGTTGAAGCATCAAGGAATTTTGCAAATAAACTTTGGAATGCTACTAAATTTGTTTTGATAAATAAAACTTTTTCTGAAAATTATTTATTAAGCGAGAGTGATGAAAAATATTTTCAATTATCTGATAAATGGATTTTATCAAAATTAAATCAATTGAATTCCAAAGTATCTAATCTTTTAATTGAATACAAATTAGGTGAAGCTGCGAAATTATTATACGAATTTACTTGGAATGATTTTTGTGATTGGTATGTTGAATTTTCAAAGCAAAAGTTCAGTAATAAGGAATTACAGAATAGACAAATATCGGAAAAAATATTAATCAAGGTACTTTCTGATGTTTTAGTAATGATGCATCCATTTATGCCGCATATTACTGAAGAACTATGGCATGCATTACAACTAAAACCCGAACAGACTTTATTATCTCTTCAGCAATGGCCTGTTGTAGAAAAAAAACACATAAATCATCATATAGATAAATCTTTTCAAGAGCTCTTTGAAATAATTAGATTGATTAGAAATCTTAGGGTGGAATTAGGACTTAAGCCATCTCAACTCGTTCCTGTTTATTTAATTTCAGATAATGTTGAATTAACTAATTTCCTTAAAACTCTATTAGTAGATCTTAAAACTTTTACTAAGTCATCTGAAGTGGTTCTCCGTAAATCTAATGAGATCGACAAAAATACTTTTGTCAAGTCTTTTTCAGGTATTATTGGTGATCTAGAGGTTTATTTGCCTTTTAATGATTTTGTTAATCTAGAGGCTTTGAAGGATAGGCTCACTAATGATTTGAAAAAAGTTAATCTTGAAATAGAATCTTTAAATAAGCGAATATCTAACAAAAACTTTATTGATAAAGCTCCAAGAGATATTGTTGATGAATGTTTTGTTAAGTTAAAAGAGGGAAATTTGCAATCTGAAAGAATCAATAAGAAACTTAACTTATTAAAGTAA
- a CDS encoding AIR synthase, which translates to MTEIVNLSISQSAASELSRQASFGGSPGEMFIDLIKDEGSEGWMHIKLKPGINNGSPISRTEGITLYADIKKFSLLKDLKLDYYSDLSGGGFLISTPENAKRCSCGSGFKLI; encoded by the coding sequence ATGACTGAGATCGTAAATCTTTCAATCAGTCAAAGTGCTGCATCAGAGCTATCTAGGCAAGCATCCTTTGGGGGTTCTCCAGGTGAAATGTTTATTGACCTAATTAAAGATGAAGGTTCAGAGGGTTGGATGCATATTAAATTGAAACCAGGAATAAATAATGGTTCTCCAATATCTAGAACCGAGGGTATAACTTTATATGCTGATATTAAAAAGTTTTCTTTGTTAAAAGATTTAAAACTTGATTATTACAGTGATTTAAGTGGTGGTGGTTTTCTTATCTCAACTCCAGAAAATGCAAAAAGGTGCTCTTGTGGCTCTGGATTTAAATTGATTTAG
- the mazG gene encoding nucleoside triphosphate pyrophosphohydrolase, producing MTPNNCNNNQNDRNLKALENFKILISNIKLLKDKTWGCPWQKKQSHETLIPFLNEESNEFIDAVYEKNANNMCEELGDLLLQILLHAEIGFEENQFELNDIIKNLNKKIINRHPYIFKKQEKVSLKKSQEIWRNIKNSEKKDHNKESSISKQLNSEIRSLPATVGSEKITNTVKKYGFKWVSSNQIFDKLSEEICELKEAIQSKNSSDIQDEFGDVYFTLINLSNFLKINPESSLQKTNKKFLKRFSIIEDLAGDNIKKQTLKEFKRLWKVAKKTLFIENLKNK from the coding sequence ATGACCCCAAACAATTGCAATAACAATCAAAACGATAGAAATTTAAAGGCTTTAGAGAATTTCAAAATTTTAATATCCAATATTAAATTATTAAAAGATAAAACTTGGGGCTGTCCATGGCAAAAAAAACAGTCACATGAAACTTTGATCCCCTTTTTAAATGAAGAAAGTAATGAATTTATTGATGCAGTATATGAAAAAAACGCGAATAATATGTGTGAAGAATTAGGAGACCTTTTATTACAAATACTGCTTCATGCTGAAATTGGTTTTGAAGAAAATCAATTTGAATTAAATGATATTATCAAAAATCTCAATAAAAAAATCATCAATAGACATCCATATATTTTTAAAAAGCAAGAAAAAGTATCTTTAAAAAAATCGCAAGAAATTTGGAGAAATATCAAAAATTCAGAAAAGAAAGATCACAATAAAGAATCTTCAATTAGTAAACAATTAAATTCGGAAATAAGAAGTTTGCCTGCAACAGTTGGATCAGAAAAAATAACAAATACTGTTAAAAAATACGGTTTTAAGTGGGTAAGTAGTAATCAGATTTTTGATAAATTAAGTGAGGAAATATGCGAATTAAAAGAGGCGATACAAAGCAAAAATTCATCAGATATACAGGATGAATTTGGAGATGTTTACTTTACTTTGATAAATCTTTCAAACTTTTTAAAAATAAATCCAGAATCATCTCTACAAAAAACTAATAAAAAATTTTTAAAAAGATTTTCAATAATTGAAGATCTTGCAGGAGATAATATTAAAAAACAAACTCTAAAAGAATTTAAGCGACTTTGGAAAGTTGCTAAAAAAACATTATTTATAGAAAATCTAAAAAACAAATGA
- the speE gene encoding polyamine aminopropyltransferase, whose protein sequence is MKDITTWIDEYQKGSRFGLKGKVLLKKNSKFQEILIIESDYYGKALMLDRCWMTSMRDEKYYHECLVHPALSSIKEKSRILIIGGGDGGTARECLKYSQVEKIDLVEIDEEVIKASKKFLQEIGGTAWIDKRLTIHIDDGVKWVEKAKNNFYDCIFIDCSDPSEFSNLLFTDTFYKECKRILTQKGILATQSESPESFKNIHIHILKSLKKVFKLSETMYSFVPIYPSGIWSWTFASKGELNLSTPCCNEVTTIEKGCDIWNLNFQNAAFKMMPNKIVKELNS, encoded by the coding sequence ATGAAAGATATAACAACGTGGATTGATGAATACCAAAAAGGTTCAAGATTTGGCCTTAAAGGAAAAGTTTTACTCAAAAAAAATTCTAAATTTCAAGAAATCCTGATCATAGAAAGTGATTATTATGGTAAGGCTTTAATGTTAGATAGATGTTGGATGACATCAATGAGAGACGAAAAATATTATCATGAATGTTTGGTTCATCCAGCCTTAAGTAGCATAAAAGAGAAATCTCGCATATTAATAATTGGAGGGGGTGATGGTGGAACCGCAAGAGAATGCTTAAAATATTCTCAAGTAGAAAAAATAGATTTGGTAGAAATTGATGAGGAAGTCATAAAGGCATCTAAAAAATTTTTGCAAGAAATTGGAGGTACTGCCTGGATTGATAAAAGATTAACCATACATATTGATGATGGTGTTAAGTGGGTAGAAAAAGCAAAAAATAATTTTTATGATTGCATTTTTATAGATTGTTCAGATCCCTCAGAATTTTCTAACTTATTATTTACAGATACTTTTTATAAAGAATGCAAAAGAATACTTACGCAAAAGGGAATATTAGCTACTCAAAGCGAATCACCTGAATCATTCAAAAATATACATATACATATTTTGAAATCTCTTAAGAAAGTATTTAAATTATCTGAAACTATGTACTCATTTGTGCCCATATACCCAAGTGGTATTTGGAGCTGGACATTCGCCTCAAAAGGAGAATTGAATTTATCAACACCATGTTGCAATGAGGTTACAACAATAGAAAAGGGATGTGATATTTGGAATTTAAATTTTCAAAATGCGGCATTCAAAATGATGCCAAATAAAATTGTGAAAGAACTAAATTCGTAA
- the speB gene encoding agmatinase: MINKNLFDKEKAIFMGSKRNPDNCSIGIFGVNYDGTCSYKSGAKFGPNAIRQVSTCLETFCPRLEKDLEDFNYVDFGSLIIHKKDSKSVIKSVKSATNFLMSKSLAPIMLGGEHSITRGAIEALVKKYPDLILIQLDAHADLRSSYMGNEHSHACTMQRCLDVLPEKKILQVGIRSGTKEEFKFMRHQNQLVRFSPGGNTQELKKALIPYSNSPIYLTIDLDWFDPSLLPGTGTPEPGGFFWNDFEAILDTLKNIRIVASDIVELSPDIDNSGVSSVVAAKVLRSLIMSLKNMQ; the protein is encoded by the coding sequence ATGATAAATAAAAATTTGTTTGATAAAGAAAAAGCAATTTTTATGGGGTCAAAAAGAAATCCTGATAATTGTTCAATTGGAATATTTGGAGTCAATTATGATGGGACATGCTCCTATAAGTCAGGAGCTAAATTTGGTCCTAATGCCATAAGGCAAGTTAGTACATGCTTAGAAACATTTTGTCCAAGATTAGAAAAAGATTTAGAAGATTTTAATTATGTTGATTTTGGCTCGTTAATAATTCATAAAAAGGACTCAAAGTCTGTCATTAAATCAGTCAAATCAGCAACAAATTTTTTAATGAGTAAAAGCCTAGCTCCCATTATGCTTGGAGGTGAACACTCTATTACGAGGGGTGCTATTGAGGCATTAGTCAAAAAATATCCAGATTTGATTTTAATTCAACTAGATGCTCATGCAGATTTAAGAAGTTCATATATGGGAAACGAACATAGTCATGCTTGTACAATGCAAAGATGCTTAGATGTCTTACCTGAAAAAAAGATTTTGCAAGTAGGGATAAGGAGTGGAACAAAAGAAGAGTTTAAATTTATGAGACATCAAAATCAATTAGTAAGATTCTCCCCAGGCGGGAATACCCAAGAATTAAAAAAGGCTCTTATTCCTTACTCTAATTCTCCAATATATTTAACAATAGATTTAGATTGGTTTGATCCAAGTTTATTACCTGGCACAGGAACTCCCGAACCAGGAGGATTTTTTTGGAACGACTTTGAAGCGATTCTCGACACTTTAAAAAACATTAGAATAGTTGCTTCAGATATTGTGGAATTATCTCCAGATATTGATAACAGCGGAGTAAGTAGTGTCGTTGCCGCAAAAGTACTAAGGAGCTTAATTATGTCATTAAAAAATATGCAATAA
- the gcvT gene encoding glycine cleavage system aminomethyltransferase GcvT, whose protein sequence is MDLLKSPLYSKYIESNAKLINFAGWEMPISFSGLINEHESVRTSAGFFDISHMGVISLRGINPKEYIQKFFPTNLYSFSEGQGLYTLILNEKGGIIDDLIIYDLGRQEGDISEIFLIVNASRYQDDFLWIKNNLNTNQVSVSNAKTDKVLLSIQGRNSFTLFEEWIGSSISHIPYFGCEYKNFDHISTEGKFFFSKTGYTGENGLEILLPAQSAINLWDFLVSRNIQPCGLGARDTLRLEAGMHLYGQDLDEKTTPYEAGLGWLVNLENNHEFFGRDFLEKQSKLGIKKKLVGLTIEGRAIGRKGCEVFKDEKYIGIITSGTWSPTTEKAIAFAYIQNSYAALNNVVEVLIRGKKFKATITKRAFYKKDI, encoded by the coding sequence ATGGATTTACTTAAAAGTCCACTTTATTCAAAATATATTGAGTCAAATGCAAAGTTAATCAATTTTGCAGGATGGGAGATGCCCATATCCTTTTCGGGATTAATAAACGAACATGAATCAGTAAGAACATCAGCAGGATTCTTTGATATTTCCCATATGGGTGTAATTTCTCTCAGAGGTATTAATCCTAAAGAATATATTCAGAAATTTTTTCCTACTAATTTATACTCCTTTTCAGAAGGTCAAGGGCTTTATACACTAATACTTAATGAGAAGGGAGGAATAATAGATGACTTAATCATTTATGACCTTGGTCGACAAGAAGGTGATATCTCAGAAATCTTTTTAATAGTAAATGCCAGCAGATACCAAGATGATTTTTTATGGATTAAAAATAATTTAAATACCAACCAAGTTTCTGTATCAAACGCAAAAACAGACAAGGTTCTCTTATCAATACAAGGCAGAAATTCCTTTACGTTATTTGAAGAATGGATTGGCTCATCGATCTCACATATTCCCTACTTTGGATGTGAATATAAAAATTTTGATCATATTTCGACTGAAGGAAAATTTTTCTTTTCAAAAACAGGTTACACGGGGGAAAACGGTTTAGAGATACTTTTACCCGCACAATCTGCCATTAATCTGTGGGATTTCTTAGTTTCAAGGAATATTCAGCCTTGTGGATTGGGTGCTAGAGACACCTTAAGACTTGAGGCTGGAATGCATTTATATGGCCAAGATTTAGATGAAAAAACTACCCCATATGAGGCAGGTTTGGGCTGGCTAGTAAATTTAGAGAATAATCATGAATTTTTTGGAAGAGATTTTCTTGAAAAACAATCAAAATTAGGTATTAAAAAAAAATTAGTTGGTCTAACTATTGAAGGCAGAGCTATTGGAAGAAAAGGGTGCGAAGTATTTAAAGATGAAAAATACATTGGAATTATAACCAGCGGTACTTGGTCCCCTACTACAGAAAAGGCAATCGCTTTTGCTTATATTCAAAATTCTTACGCTGCTTTGAATAATGTTGTTGAAGTTTTAATCCGAGGCAAAAAATTCAAGGCGACCATAACGAAAAGAGCTTTTTACAAAAAAGATATTTAA
- the aspS gene encoding aspartate--tRNA ligase: protein MRNKICEELNKSDIGKEVNLCGWVDRRRDHGGVIFIDLRDHSGFMQITINPEDGETLFKQAEILRNETVIMVNGIVNERPKDSINKNIITGELELKVQDLQILNQIKNNLPFPVSVHDYENTKEELRLKYRYLDIRRGKLLENLKTRHKIIKAIRNYLDNSGFTEVETPLLTKSTPEGARDFLVPARLSNGDFFALPQSPQLFKQLLMVGGLDKYYQIAKCFRDEDLRADRQPEFTQLDIEMSFVSEEEIIAFNEKLIKHIWKNVLNINLNEDFPRMSWQEAMDNYGTDRPDTRYGMLLKNLGEILGNIGFNIFTKAIQMGGAIKSITIKNGNSSISNVRIKPGGDIFKVAQEAGAGGLAFIRVKGDELETIGAIKNNLNKDHISNILKITEAEDGDLILLGAGSTKIVNQSLDRVRQYIAKDLNLLENQKAQSQWNFLWITDFPMFEMNEEEKRFEALHHPFCSPKNVKFEDKKELTKKIETSTAYAYDLVLNGLELGGGSLRIHQAEMQKEVLRTVGLTDHQIDEKFGFLIEALEMGAPPHGGIAFGLDRITMLILGVDSIRETIAFPKNQQAKCLLTNAPSNVSKSQLKELDIEITIDE from the coding sequence ATGCGAAACAAAATTTGTGAAGAACTCAATAAGTCTGATATTGGGAAAGAAGTTAATTTATGTGGATGGGTAGACCGAAGAAGAGATCATGGTGGAGTGATTTTTATCGATTTGCGTGATCACAGTGGATTTATGCAAATCACTATTAATCCTGAAGATGGTGAGACTCTTTTTAAACAAGCTGAAATTCTAAGAAATGAAACTGTGATAATGGTTAATGGAATTGTTAATGAAAGACCAAAGGATTCAATCAATAAAAATATAATCACTGGGGAGTTAGAACTAAAAGTTCAAGATTTACAAATTCTTAATCAAATTAAAAATAATTTACCATTTCCTGTCTCAGTGCATGATTATGAGAATACGAAAGAAGAACTTAGATTAAAATATCGATATTTAGATATAAGAAGAGGAAAATTACTCGAAAATTTAAAAACAAGACATAAGATTATTAAAGCAATAAGAAATTATCTTGATAATTCTGGATTTACAGAGGTTGAAACACCATTACTTACAAAATCGACTCCGGAAGGGGCTAGAGATTTTTTAGTTCCAGCTAGGCTTTCAAATGGTGATTTTTTTGCTTTACCACAATCTCCTCAATTATTTAAACAACTTTTAATGGTAGGAGGATTAGACAAGTACTATCAAATCGCAAAATGTTTCCGTGATGAAGACCTAAGAGCAGATAGACAACCAGAATTTACTCAGCTTGATATTGAAATGAGTTTTGTAAGTGAAGAAGAAATCATTGCTTTTAATGAAAAACTAATAAAACATATATGGAAAAATGTACTCAATATAAACTTAAATGAGGATTTCCCAAGAATGTCTTGGCAAGAAGCAATGGACAACTATGGAACAGACAGACCAGATACGAGATATGGAATGTTACTTAAAAATTTAGGCGAGATACTTGGCAATATTGGTTTTAACATTTTCACCAAAGCAATACAGATGGGGGGAGCAATAAAATCTATAACTATTAAAAATGGCAATTCAAGTATTAGTAACGTACGTATCAAACCTGGAGGGGATATTTTTAAAGTTGCCCAAGAAGCAGGTGCTGGAGGTTTAGCCTTCATAAGGGTTAAAGGAGATGAACTTGAAACAATTGGAGCAATAAAAAATAATTTAAACAAAGATCATATTTCTAATATTTTAAAAATTACCGAAGCAGAAGATGGAGATTTAATTCTTTTAGGAGCAGGAAGCACAAAAATTGTAAATCAATCACTAGATAGAGTAAGACAATATATTGCAAAAGATTTAAATCTTTTAGAAAATCAAAAAGCGCAATCGCAATGGAATTTTTTATGGATCACTGACTTTCCTATGTTTGAAATGAATGAAGAAGAAAAAAGGTTTGAAGCTTTACACCATCCTTTTTGTTCTCCTAAAAATGTAAAGTTTGAAGATAAAAAAGAATTAACAAAAAAAATAGAAACCTCAACTGCATATGCTTATGACTTAGTACTAAATGGATTAGAGTTAGGAGGAGGTTCATTGCGTATACATCAAGCTGAAATGCAAAAAGAAGTTCTCAGAACAGTTGGATTAACAGATCATCAAATTGATGAGAAATTTGGGTTTTTAATTGAAGCTCTTGAAATGGGTGCTCCGCCTCATGGAGGCATCGCCTTTGGATTAGATCGCATAACAATGCTGATTTTGGGAGTAGATTCAATAAGAGAAACAATTGCTTTTCCAAAAAATCAACAAGCCAAATGTCTATTAACTAATGCACCTTCAAATGTCTCCAAATCACAATTAAAAGAATTAGATATTGAAATAACAATTGATGAATAA
- a CDS encoding CTP synthase: MSKFVFVTGGVVSSIGKGIVAASLGRLLKSRGYSVSILKLDPYLNVDPGTMSPFQHGEVFVTEDGAETDLDLGHYERFTDTAMTRLNSVTTGSIYQAVINKERRGSYNGGTVQVIPHITGEIRERIHRVASNSNADIVITEIGGTVGDIESLPFLEAIREFKNDVNKNDVTYIHVTLLPYIKTSGEIKTKPTQHSVKELRSIGIQPDLLVCRSDKEINDSLKRKLSGFCGVNLNCVIEALDADSIYSVPLSLKKEGLCKETLRCLDLEDKECDLESWEKIIHNLRNPGNPIKVALVGKYIELGDAYLSVVEALRHACIEQKAFLDLHWVSAEMIEEKSAEEYLHDVDAIVVPGGFGNRGVNGKIASIKFAREKKIPFLGLCLGMQCAVIEWARNVVQLPGASSSELDPESENPVIHLLPEQEDIVDLGGTMRLGVYPCRLQKNTTGKELYNEDVIYERHRHRYEFNNFYKQIFVDSGYKISGTSPDGRLVELIELVNHPYFLACQYHPEFLSRPGKPHPLFKGLIKASREKLEQSK; the protein is encoded by the coding sequence ATGTCAAAATTTGTTTTTGTTACTGGGGGAGTTGTTTCTAGCATTGGTAAAGGTATTGTTGCCGCAAGCTTAGGAAGATTATTAAAGTCAAGAGGATATAGCGTTTCAATACTCAAATTAGATCCTTATCTCAATGTTGACCCTGGAACAATGAGCCCTTTTCAGCATGGTGAAGTTTTCGTGACAGAAGATGGGGCTGAAACAGATTTAGATTTAGGACACTATGAAAGATTTACTGACACTGCAATGACTCGCTTAAATAGTGTCACAACAGGATCTATATATCAAGCAGTCATTAATAAAGAAAGAAGAGGTAGTTACAATGGGGGCACAGTGCAAGTTATTCCTCACATAACAGGTGAAATAAGAGAAAGGATTCATAGAGTAGCATCTAACAGCAATGCTGATATTGTTATCACTGAAATTGGTGGAACAGTAGGAGATATTGAATCTCTGCCATTTTTAGAGGCAATAAGAGAATTTAAAAATGACGTTAATAAAAATGATGTTACGTATATCCATGTAACTTTACTCCCATATATCAAAACTTCAGGTGAAATAAAAACTAAACCTACTCAACATTCTGTTAAAGAATTAAGATCAATCGGCATACAACCAGATTTACTTGTATGCAGAAGTGATAAAGAAATTAACGACAGTCTTAAAAGAAAACTTAGTGGTTTCTGCGGAGTTAATCTTAATTGTGTAATTGAAGCATTGGATGCTGACAGTATTTATTCTGTCCCACTTTCATTAAAAAAAGAGGGTTTATGTAAAGAGACTTTGAGATGTCTAGATCTAGAGGATAAGGAATGTGATTTAGAAAGTTGGGAAAAAATAATTCATAATCTTAGAAATCCTGGTAACCCTATAAAAGTTGCTTTAGTTGGAAAATATATAGAACTTGGTGACGCATATCTTTCAGTAGTGGAAGCATTAAGACATGCTTGCATTGAACAAAAGGCTTTCTTAGATTTGCATTGGGTCAGTGCTGAAATGATCGAAGAGAAATCAGCCGAAGAGTATTTACATGATGTTGATGCAATTGTTGTACCGGGAGGATTTGGAAATAGAGGAGTAAATGGAAAGATTGCATCAATAAAATTTGCAAGAGAAAAAAAAATTCCTTTCCTAGGTTTATGTTTAGGTATGCAATGTGCAGTAATAGAGTGGGCCAGAAATGTGGTCCAATTACCGGGCGCATCTAGCTCGGAATTAGACCCAGAGTCTGAGAATCCTGTTATACATTTATTACCAGAACAAGAAGATATTGTTGATCTAGGAGGCACTATGAGATTAGGAGTTTATCCTTGCAGACTTCAAAAAAATACAACTGGTAAGGAACTTTATAATGAAGATGTTATATATGAGAGACATAGACATAGATACGAATTTAATAATTTCTACAAACAAATTTTTGTAGATTCTGGATACAAAATCAGTGGTACATCACCTGATGGCAGATTAGTAGAGTTGATTGAGTTAGTTAATCATCCATATTTTTTAGCATGCCAATACCATCCTGAATTCTTATCGAGACCAGGAAAGCCCCATCCTTTATTTAAAGGCTTGATAAAAGCATCTCGAGAAAAATTAGAGCAATCAAAATAA